The Xylanivirga thermophila genome includes the window GTGTAACCTCTAAACCAGCTGCCTGTAATGATCTTATAGCAGCTTCACGGCCAGCCCCTGGTCCCTTGACATATACATCAACCGTCTTTAATCCATGCTCCATTGCTGCTTTAGCTGCAGTTTCTGCTGCTGTCTGTGCAGCAAAAGGAGTACTTTTTCTTGATCCCCTAAAGCCCAATCCACCAGCACTAGACCAAGATATGGCGTTGCCAGCAGCATCGGTTATGGTCACTATCGTATTGTTAAAAGTTGAATGGATATGTGCAGCGCCATGATCTATATTCTTTCTCTCACGACGTTTCACCCTACCACGCGCTTTTTGCTTTGCCATTCGTTACCCTCCTTACTTTTTCTTTTTGCCACCGATAGCCCGTTTTGGTCCTTTACGTGTACGGGCATTTTGCTTTGTACTCTGTCCTCTTACTGGTAATCCCTTTCTATGCCTGACACCGCGATAGCATCCGATCTCCATAAGCCTCTTTATATTAAGGGATACCTCCCTGCGTAAATCGCCTTCTACTTTTACATTTTTATCAATATAATCCCTGAGTTTTGCAACTTCATCCTCAGTTAAATCATTTACCCTGATGTCAGGGTTTACCCCAGTAGCTTTTAATATCTCATTAGCCTTCGAACGCCCTATACCATATATATAGGTGAGTCCTACTTCTACTCGCTTATCACGGGGCAAATCTATACCGGCAATACGTGCCATCGTTACACCTCCATTTTCATCATTTAGCCTTGTTTTTGTTTATGTTTCGGATTCTCACAGATTACCATTACTTTACCTTTACGTCTTATAATCTTGCATTTTTCACATATAGGTTTTACAGATGGTCTAACCTTCATTGCGCAAACCTCCTTATCACTTACCGCGCCAAACAATCCTACCACGAGTTAAATCATAGGGCGACAATTCCAAAGTTACCTTATCGCCAGGTAAAATTTTTATATAATTCATCCTAAGCTTCCCAGATATATGTGCCAATACCTTGTGGCCATTTTCAAGTTCAACCTGAAACATGGCATTTGGCAAGGCTTCAACCACCGTGCCTTCAACTTCAATTACATCTTCCTTAGACAAGCTATAACCACCCTCCTTACTCCTCATATCCCAACGCCTGCAATGCCTTACGAATTTCCGAATCAAAAATTGGTTTACCATCTATTATTTTTCCCCTTATTGGAGAAAGTAATTCCTTAGTTGGCCTGAGATGCTTGATTTTCTTTTTCTTAGGATTAGCTAAAGTTCTATTCCGTCCATTAGCTATCCATACATATTCATCATCTATTATGCCAATGACTACAAAGAATTTGTTCCTATCCCTTCCAGCAGTGGCCATAACCACCTGCCCTATTGCCAATTCATATATACTATCCATAATACAACACCTATTCCTCTAGAGTCATTATAGCAGGTTGACCTTCAGTTATAGCTATTGTATTTTCATAGTGGGCAGATAGTGAGCCATCTACTGTAACAACTGTCCATCCATTCTTAAGGGTACGTACCTCATGTCCTCCTTGATTTACCATTGGCTCTACTGCCAATGCCAATCCTGGACGAAGCCTTATACCTTTCCCTGGACGACCATAATTAGGTACTTGGGGATCTTCATGCATATTCTGTCCTATTCCATGACCTACAAATTCTCTAACTACCGAGTATCCATTGCGTTCTACATATCTTTGTATAGCATGGGATATATCTGAAAGACGATAACCCGGAGAAGCAAACTTAATCCCCTCAAAAAAGGATTGCTCGGTTACTTCCATAAGTCTTATGGCTTCAGGTGATACGTCTCCTACAGGGTGTGTCCTTGCTGCATCTCCACAATATCCGTTATAAAATGCACCTATGTCAACACTTATAATATCCCCATCTTTTAAAGTAGCGTCACCAGGAATCCCGTGTATGACCTGCTCATTGATGGAGGCACAGATGCTGGCTGGAAAACCTCCATACCCTTTAAAGGCGGGAGTGGCATTATGCCTTACTATATACTCCTCTGCTACCCTATCAAGTTCCTTAGTAGTAACACCAGGAGCAATAGCTTTGCGCACCGCTTCATGGGCGCCTGCCACTATCTTTCCAGCCTCTCTCATCCATTCCAATTCTCTTTTTGATTTTAGAATGATCATATAGTTATCACCCTACTTTAAAAAACCTTTGTAATGCCTCATAAGCATTTGGGATTCCAATTCTCTTGAGGTTTCCATAGCTACACCTACTAATATTAATATCGCAGTTCCTCCAAAATACATAGGTATTTTTGCTACTGCAGAAGCTATTATAGGTATTATAGCTATAGCTGTCAAGAATAATGAGCCTACGAAGGTTATTCTATTTGAAATTCTTGATAAATATTCTGCCGTTGGTTTGCCTGGTCTTATACCCATAACAAACCCGCCATATTGCTTTAAATTATTAGCAATTTCAACAGGGTTGAAGGTAATCTGAGTATAAAAATAGGTAAAGAATATAATAAGCAAACCATAAATAATGGCATATAATGCCGACCCTTGATTAAAATGAGAGCCTACCCAGTTAGCAAACCCACTATTGGGAACTAATAATGCTATTGTCTGAGGGAAGGACAAAATGGATATGGCAAATATAATTGGGAGCACTCCTGAGGCATTTACCTTCATTGGAATATGTGTGCTCTGCCCACCATATACTTTTCTTCCTACCACACGCTTAGAATATTGAACAGGAATACGCCTTTCCCCTAAATCTACATATATTACACCTGCTATTAACAGTACTGCGAATACAATTATAAGGGGTAATGACCATACAGATTGTACTTTAGCTACAAAAGTCCTTTGGATAGTCGTAGCTATCGCTACTGGTAAACGGGAAACTATACTCGCAAATATAAGTAATGATATACCATTACCTATTCCTTTATCGGTAATCTGCTCTCCCATCCACATAAGAAATGCAGTACCAGCTGTAAGCGTAAGGGCAACTAGAAAATAGCTGAAAAATGTTCCACCTACTATAGCGCCTCTTGCCAAACCATAGGTTATACCCAATGATTGGATAAATGCTAAAATAATTGTAACATATCGTGTATACTGGGCAATTTTCTTTCTTCCATCCTCGCCTTCCTTGGCTAACTCTTCAAGCTTTGGAATAGCAACCGTTAAAAGCTGCATAATAATAGATGAATTAATGTATGGTGTAATACCCATAGCAAAAATAGTATAGTTTGCAAAGGCACCACCTGTGATCATATCAAAGAAACCTAAAAGGCCACCTTTTTCCACAATCGCCTGTATATAGCTACTATCCACACCAGGAATGGGAACATATGTTCCAACCCTGTATATAAATAACATAACAATGGTAAATATGATCTTCTGTCTTATATCCTTTATGCGCCAGGCATTTTTCAAGGTGTCAAACACTTACATCACCTCTGCCTTTCCCCCAACAGCCTCAATTTTTTGCTGAGCTGTTTTACTAAATTTATGAGCTCTTACGATCAACTTTTTGGAAATTTCGCCATCTCCTAAAATCTTTACCCCATCATTTAGTTTCTTTATAATCCCCTTTTCAACTAGAAGATCAGGTGTTACTACAGTGCCTTCTTCGAATACTTCGAGTTGGGCAAGATTTACCTCAGAATAAACTTTGGCAAATATATTGGTAAAACCTCGTTTGGGTAATCTACGGCTAAGTGGCATCTGACCGCCCTCAAAGCCAGGTCTCACACCACCGCCACTTCTGGCCTTTTGCCCTTTGTGTCCCCTTCCTGAGGTTTTTCCAAGCCCAGAACCGGTACCGCGTCCAACCCTTTTAGGGGATACTACAGCCCCTTCTGCAGGCTTCAATTCATGTATCTTCAAGGGGTTCACCTCCTTTTATTCGTCAACTTCTTCAACAGACACAAGATGTGATACCTTCCCTATCATGCCTCTGATAACTGGGGTATCTTCATGGATCTTTGTACTTCCTATTTTTCTTAGCCCTAGTGCTTTTAATGTAGCAATCTGATTGTCTAAACAACCTATTGTGCTACGAACTTGGGTAACCTTCAGCTTAGCCACTGCTGTTCCCTCCCTAACCTAAAATCTCTTCTACCGTCTTGCCACGTAATCGGGCCATATCTTCTACAGTTTTGAGTCGTTCTAATCCTTCTATAGTAGCATTAACTACGTTGTTAATGTTATTGGAGCCTAAAGACTTGGTTCTTATATCTCTAACACCGGCTGCTTCTAATACCGCACGAACAGGTCCACCTGCTATAACACCAGTACCTTCTTTGGCCGGTTTCATAAGCACCCTTGCAGCACTGAACTCACCAACTACCTCATGAGGTATAGTAGTACCTACCATGGGTACCTTTATTAGATGTTTTTTAGCATCATCTATACCCTTTCGTATAGCTTCAGGAATTTCTGCTGCTTTACCAGTACCTGCGCCTACATAACCATTACCATCTCCAACTACCACAACAACGCTAAAGCGAAAGTTTCGTCCTCCTCTTACAACTTTAGCAACACGATTAATGCTGACTACCGTTTCCTTCAGGTCTAACGTGCTGGCATCAATTCGCTCCATCTATTACCCTCCTTTAAAACTCTAATCCAGCTTGACGTGCACCATCAGCTACTGCCTTTATACGACCATGATATATATAACCGCCCCTATCAAATACCACCTTGGAAATCTGTTTGTCCAAAGCCCTTTGAGCAGCTAACTGGCCGACAAGGGTAGCAGCTTCTGTCTTAGTCTTATCTGCTATTTTACCTTTCAACTCAGGGTCGATTGTGGAAGCAGATACCAGGGTCCGACCGGTCACATCATCTATTATTTGAACATATATATGTTTATCACTCTTAAAAACATTAAAACGGGGTCTCTCTGCAGTACCAGATAATTTTTGACGTACACGGGCGTGCCTTTTTTGTCTCGCTTCATTTTTACTTGTTTTTAATATCACCCTGTATCACTCCTTCCTTTATTTCTTACCAGTTTTACCTTCTTTACGAATAATACGCTCATTTTCGTATTTTATACCCTTGCCTTTATATGGCTCCGGTGGTCTTGTACTACGTATTTGGGCTGCTACAGCTCCTACCTTTTGCTTATCAATCCCATTAATTGTGATTTTGTTAGGCGCTGGAACTTCAAAAACAATGCCACCATCTTCTTCTATTTCAATAGGATGGGAATACCCTACATTTAGTACAAGCTTCTTGCCTTGTTTTTGTGCCCTATAACCCACGCCATTTATCTCCAAATTCTTGGAAAATCCTTTTGTCACCCCTTCAACCATATTGGCTATAAGAGTACGACTCAGGCCATGCAATGACTTATGCTCTTTGGCCTCGCTGGGTCTTTTAACTTCTATAACATTATCTTTGATTATTATTTGCATATCTTTATGAATTTTTTGTGTTAGCTCACCTTTTGGGCCTTTTACAACAACTGTATTATCTTCATTTACAACTGCGCTTACGCCCTTAGGTAACTCTATAGGTAAATTTCCTATTCGCGACATATTCACACCGCCTTCCTTTTCAAGATGTTAAGTGTACACCTTACCAAATATAACATAAAACTTCGCCGCCAACGCCTTCTTGACGAGCCTTTTTATCGGTCATTACACCTTTCGATGTAGATAATATTGCAATACCTAGTCCTCCTAAAACTTTGGGTATCTCATCTTTTCTAGCATATACCCTAAGTCCTGGTTTACTAATCCTTTTAAGACCTGATATTACCCTTTCATTATTAGGTCCATATTTTAAGTTTAACCTTAAAATACCCTGTTTCTTATCATCTATCTCAGTAAAGCCATTTATATAGCCTTCTTCTGCTAAAATGGTGGCAATAGCTCTTTTCTCATTCGAAGCCGGAACATCAACCGTTTCATGCTTTACCACCAGCGCATTTCTGATACGTGTCAACATATCAGCAATGGGATCGGTCATAGACATATTCTTTACCTCCTTCCAGCTCTCCTATTACCAGCTTGCCTTCTTGACGCCTGGGATTTGACCTTTATATGCTAATTCTCTAAAGCATATACGGCATATACCATATTTTCTCAAATATGCATGTGGACGCCCACATATACGACATCTATTATATGCTCTAGTGGAATATTTAGGTTTTCTCTGTTGCTTTATTCTCAAAGATTTTTTAGCCATTTGCTTTCCCTCCTTTTCAGACTTGTGCGAAAGGCATACCTAAAAGGTGGAGCAATTCAAATGCCTCTTCATCGGTTTGTGCAGTAGTAACAAATACTATATCCATGCCACGAACCTTTTCAACCTTATCATAATCGATCTCAGGGAAAATAAGCTGTTCTTTTATGCCTAAGGAATAATTTCCCCGTCCATCAAATGATTTTACAGAAACACCCCTAAAATCCCTTACCCTAGGTAGCGCCACATTAAACAACTTATCTGTAAATTCATACATTCGATCGCCCCTTAGAGTAACCTTAGCACCAATTTTCATGCCCTGTCTAACCTTAAATGCAGCAACCGACTTTTTGGCGGTAGTTATCATAGGCTTTTGGCCAGTAATGATGGTCAAATCGTTTACCGCACTCTCTAAAAATTTGGGGTTTTCCTTAGCATCGCCTACCCCCATATTGATTATTACCTTTTCTATCTTGGGTACTTGCATTACGCTCTTATATTTAAACTTTTCCATCATTGCTGGTACAACTTGCTCTTCATATAAGTCTTTTAAACGCGGCATTATCGTTACCTCCCTTCAAAAGCGTTAGTCATTAAATATTTCTCCGCATTGTTTACAAACGCGTACTCTAGACCCGTCCTCTAATATCTTTTTAGCTATTCTGGTTTTTTTATTGCACTTATTGCATACCACCATAACCTTTGAAGCATAGATAGGACCTTCTTGATGGATTATACCACCAGGTTGATCTATCCCCCTGGCTTTTTGATGCTTGGTAAGAATATTAACTCCTTCTACTATTACTTTGCCTTCTTTAGGTAGTACTGATAACACCTTACCTTTTTTAGCTTTATCTTTACCCGAAATAACTTCCACCGTATCGCCTTTTTTTATCTGCATCTTCTGTCTATTTTCTGCCATCTTATAGCCACCTCCTTCTTAGATTACTTCGGGGGCTAAGGAAACAATTTTCATAAAATCTTTTTCCCTAAGCTCTCTAGCCACAGGTCCAAATATACGAGTTCCTCTGGGTTGATTTGCATCATTTATAATAACGGCTGCATTATCATCAAATTTTATATAAGATCCATCGTTTCTCCTAATTCCTTGGGTCGACCTTACAACTACAGCCCTAACTATATCTCCCTTTTTAACAACACCGCCGGGCGTTGCGTCTTTAACAGAAGCAATTATAACATCTCCTATATTCCCATACCGTCTAAAAGAACCCCCTAGAACTCTAATACACATTATCTCTTTAGCACCAGTATTATCGGCTACTTTTAAACGGGTTTGTTGCTGAACCATAACATTACCCTCCTTTCACCTATGGGACTCATTACTGGGCACGTTGTATTATCTCTACTACACGCCAGTGCTTCTCTTTACTCATTGGTTTGGTTTCCATAACCTTAACCTTATCGCCAATCTGACATGAATTGTTTTCATCATGTGCCTTTAGTTTGGTAGTCCTCTTCACTATCTTGCCGTATAACTTATGCTTTACTCTGGTCTCTATAGCTACTACAATAGTTTTATCCATCTTATTGCTGACTACAGTACCTATACGTACTTTCCGATTGCCTCTTTCTTGCTGAGTCACCCGATATTCCTCCTTTCACCACTTAAGCTTGAGCAGCTTTAATTTCTCTCTCACGAAGAATGGTCTTAACACGGGCAATGTCCTTCTTCACTTCACGAATCCTCATGGGATTATCCAGCTGTCCTGTTGCCAACTGAAAGCGAAGGTTAAATAATTCTCCTTTAAGCTCAGTCAGCTTACCATCTAACTCTTCATTTGTCATATCTCTGAATGTATTAGCTTTCATTACCTTCACCACCCAATTCTTCTCTTTTAACAATCTTACATTTAACGGGCAGTTTATAGGAAGCCAGCCTTAATGCTTCTTTTGCCACATCTTCAGGTATACCCGCAATTTCGAACATTACCCTACCAGGCTTTACTACAGCAACCCAATATTCAGGAGATCCTTTTCCGCTACCCATACGGGTCTCAGCTGGTTTCTCAGTAACTGGCTTATCGGGGAATATCTTGACCCATACCTTTCCGCCTCTACGAATATACCGGGTCATAGCTATACGTGCTGCTTCAATCTGGTTGCTTGTAATCCATGATGGCTCTAAAGCCTGCAATCCATATTCACCATAGGTAATGGTATTTCCTCTTGTGGCAACGCCCTTCATTCTTCCCCGGTGTTGCTTTCTATACTTTACCCTCTTAGGCATTAACATTTTTCTTTCCTCCCTCCGCTACCGGTCTCTCTTTGGCTTTAGGAAGGACTTCTCCTTTATATATCCATACCTTTACACCTAATTTTCCATAGGTTGTATTGGCTTCTGCGAAACCATAATCAATATCCGCTCTTAAAGTCTGTAAAGGTATGGTACCTTCATGGTATCCTTCACTACGTGCAATTTCAGTACCACCCAATCGACCTGAAACCATAGTCTTTATACCTTTAGCACCTTGTTTCATGGCACGTGATATAGACTGTTTCATAGCCCGTCTAAATGATATTCTGCGTTCCAATTGTGCCGCAATATTTTCTGCTACCAATTGAGCATCTATATCAGGATTTTTTACTTCTACTATATTTATTACCGCATTTTTATTGGTAAGTTTCTCTATATCTTTTTTAAGGCTTTCAACTCCAGAGCCGCCACGGCCTATTACTATACCAGGCTTTGCTGTGAAGATATTAACCTTTACCCTATTAGCAGCCCTCTCTATCTCTATCCTAGAGATGCCAGCATTGTATAATTTTTCTTTCAACATTTCACGCAATCTAGTATCTTCTATCAATGTATCGGCAAAATCTTTTTTAGAAGCATACCATTTTGCATCCCAATCTTTGATTACACCCACTCTTAAACCATGGGGATTCACTTTTTGGCCCACTTACCTATCCCTCCTTATTATTGCAATTCATCAAGCACAACAGTTATGTGACTAGTTCTTTTCCGAATCCTAGCCGCTCTCCCCATTGCACGGGGTCTTATGCGCTTTAATGTAGGTCCTTGGTTAGCAAATATCTCTGCTACATACAAATCGTTTCTATCTAAACCCAGATTGTTCTCAGCATTAGCGATTGCCGAATTCACTAATTTGATAACCGGTTGAGAAGCTGCTTTGGGGGTATTTTGCAATATGGCCAGTGCTTCGTCCACTCTCTTACCCCTTATAAGATCAATTACAATTTTGACCTTTCTGGGTGAAATACGGACGTATTTAGCAGTGGCAGTGGGACGCTTGTCTTTATTCTCCCTCCGGGCCTTTGCTTTTTCTTTGATCCTTGTTGCCACTTGTCTTCCTCCTTCCCAATGCTACTTAAGTGCAGTAGACTTTTCACTACTTCCGCTATGGCCTCTAAATGTCCTAGTAGGAGCAAATTCGCCTAATTTATGCCCTACCATATCTTCTGTTATATATACAGGAACATGCTTCCTGCCGTCGTGGACAGCGATCGTATGTCCTACCATCTCTGGACTAATAGTCGAGGCTCTGGACCAAGTCTTTATTACTGTCTTTTTATTAGTTTCATTAAGTTGTCTAATCTTTTTTATTAGGCTTTCTTCAATAAAAGGTCCTTTTTTGACTGAACGGCTCACAAATAATGCCTCCTTTCAAACACTGTCTACCTAGAGTTAAGCCCTACGCTTAACAATGTATTTATCGCTCTCTTTATTCTTTTTACGAGTCTTGTAACCCAAAGTAGGTTTACCCCAAGGTGTAACAGGAGAGGGCATTCCAATAGGCGCACGACCTTCACCACCACCATGTGGGTGATCTACAGGGTTCATAACAGAACCACGTACACCAGGTCTTATACCCATATGACGTTTTCGTCCTGCTTTACCAATGGATATATTCTCATGTTCTACATTACCTACCTGCCCAATTGTTGCTTTACACTCAAGTCTTACCATTCTCACTTCACCTGAAGGTAAACGTATCTGTCCGTAATTACCTTCCTTAGCCATAAGTTGGGCAGAACTACCGGCGGATCTTACTAATTGTCCACCATTTCCTGCATACAACTCAACATTATGAATGATAGTACCAACTGGTATATTCTTAAGAGGCAATGCATTGCCTACCTTTATATCAGCATCTTCACCAGATACTATAGTATCCCCTACCTTTATTCCGTTAGGAGCTATAATATATCTTTTCTCACCATCAGCATAATTTAATAAAGCAATATATGCGCTCCTGTTTGGATCATATTCTATAGCAGATACTTTAGCCGGAATACCATCCTTGTCCCGTTTAAAATCTATTATTCTGTATTTTCTTTTTACTCCGCCACCTCTATGGCGAACAGTTATATGACCGTGTGCATTCCTACCTCCAGTGTTCTTCAGAGTAACTACCAATGATTTCTCTGGAGCTTTTTTGGTCACTTCTTCAAAAGTAGAAACCGTCATATGACGTCTGCCAGGAGAGGTAGGTTTATAGGTTTTTACAGCCATTTGTATAATCCCTCCTCCTTATTATGCCATTCCTTCGAAGAATTCAATACCTTTACTATCAGGCGTCAATCGTACAATGGCTTTCTTATATGATGGCCTTCTGCCAACGTGTACTCCAAGTCTTTTTAATTTACCCACCTGACGAATGGTATTAACGCTTTGTACTTTCACATCAAAAATTTGTTCTACAGCCCATTTAATCTCGGTTTTATTAGCTTTAATATCTACTAAAAAGGTATATTTCCCATCTGCCAGCTGATCATAACTCTTCTCTGTCAATACTGGTCTTATAATAATATCTTGAGGGCTTTTCATTATGCGTACACCTCCTCTACCTGGCGAACAGCATCTTGCGTAATGATAAACTTATCATAATTCAATATATCAAGAACATTTATGGTGTTAACAAATGCCAACTTAATACCAGGAATGTTACGCACCGCTCTTTCTATATTTTCATTTTTACCATTTATAACTAACAATGCCTTTTTATCTACATTCAAATTTTTAAGAACATTAGCCATTTGCTTTGTCTTTGCCTCAGATAGTTCTAAGGAATCCAATACAACTATTTGATCCTCAACTACCTTGGATGATAGAGCACTTTTTAATGCTGATCTTCTCATTTTTTTAGGCAATGTATAACTGTAATCTCTCGGCTTTGGTGCAAAAACCACGCCACCTTTGATCCATATGGGTGAGCGAATACTACCATGTCTTGCACGCCCTGTGCCTTTCTGTCTCCATGGTTTTGCTCCGCCTCCCCTTACTTCTGATCTGGTCAAGGCAGATTGTGTCCCCTGTCTTTTATTAGCTAATTGCATTTTTACTACCTGATGTAAAAGCTCTTTATTTATCTCTGCTCCAAACACTTCATCAGTTAATTCAATATCTCCTGCTACACTACCATCCATATGATATAAAGCTACTTTAGGCATAT containing:
- the rplV gene encoding 50S ribosomal protein L22, whose translation is MKEKAKARRENKDKRPTATAKYVRISPRKVKIVIDLIRGKRVDEALAILQNTPKAASQPVIKLVNSAIANAENNLGLDRNDLYVAEIFANQGPTLKRIRPRAMGRAARIRKRTSHITVVLDELQ
- the rpsS gene encoding 30S ribosomal protein S19 yields the protein MSRSVKKGPFIEESLIKKIRQLNETNKKTVIKTWSRASTISPEMVGHTIAVHDGRKHVPVYITEDMVGHKLGEFAPTRTFRGHSGSSEKSTALK
- the rplB gene encoding 50S ribosomal protein L2 codes for the protein MAVKTYKPTSPGRRHMTVSTFEEVTKKAPEKSLVVTLKNTGGRNAHGHITVRHRGGGVKRKYRIIDFKRDKDGIPAKVSAIEYDPNRSAYIALLNYADGEKRYIIAPNGIKVGDTIVSGEDADIKVGNALPLKNIPVGTIIHNVELYAGNGGQLVRSAGSSAQLMAKEGNYGQIRLPSGEVRMVRLECKATIGQVGNVEHENISIGKAGRKRHMGIRPGVRGSVMNPVDHPHGGGEGRAPIGMPSPVTPWGKPTLGYKTRKKNKESDKYIVKRRA
- the rplW gene encoding 50S ribosomal protein L23 — encoded protein: MKSPQDIIIRPVLTEKSYDQLADGKYTFLVDIKANKTEIKWAVEQIFDVKVQSVNTIRQVGKLKRLGVHVGRRPSYKKAIVRLTPDSKGIEFFEGMA
- the rplD gene encoding 50S ribosomal protein L4 translates to MPKVALYHMDGSVAGDIELTDEVFGAEINKELLHQVVKMQLANKRQGTQSALTRSEVRGGGAKPWRQKGTGRARHGSIRSPIWIKGGVVFAPKPRDYSYTLPKKMRRSALKSALSSKVVEDQIVVLDSLELSEAKTKQMANVLKNLNVDKKALLVINGKNENIERAVRNIPGIKLAFVNTINVLDILNYDKFIITQDAVRQVEEVYA